In the Cryptomeria japonica unplaced genomic scaffold, Sugi_1.0 HiC_scaffold_486, whole genome shotgun sequence genome, one interval contains:
- the LOC131053160 gene encoding endoglucanase 16-like, whose product MAKAMETLLAVVLLLFCGEWQVVRGEFDYRDALSKSILFLEAQRSGKLPQSQRVKWRGDSGLTDGKLQNVDLAGGYYDAGDNVKYGLPMAFTITTLAWGTLDYGKELKAAGEIQNARDAIRWGTDYFLKASATPNELWVQVGDPQADHNCWERPEDMDTPRSLYKIDKDTPGSEIAAETAAALAASSIVFRFTNPRYSHLLLQRSQSLFSFADRYKGTYGGECPFYCSVSGYNDELLWAASWLYRATKSSYYSNYIIQHDDVKAYVNEFNWDLKYAGVQVLLTDLYFQGEAQFSAYRSNAERFVCSLLPGSPIRSVKTTPGGLLYVRDGANTQYVTSAAFLMARYSDLLSAKKRTLSCGNTLFKPNDVMGFAKLQIDYLLGRNPLGISYMVGYGSKYPRQPHHRGASVVSIHQQPRKIKCIEGFMNWFHKDSSNPNTLIGAIVGGPDKYDRFVDLRTKSSMLEPTTYINSPLVGVLAKFEITLRNNKLVHGSLSINPPWCVQQFVSKQKLESDAGPGEGRDFEFEIRTRRETLQWTSKPRGGRKGWISGLPDSSKPNGKDLVDGNPKAGDKPLDPDGGDGASCARHSPRKGPICRDNGWS is encoded by the exons ATGGCCAAGGCAATGGAAACGCTTTTGGCAGTGGTGTTGTTGCTGTTTTGTGGTGAGTGGCAGGTGGTTCGTGGAGAATTCGATTACAGAGATGCTCTATCTAAGTCTATCCTCTTTCTAGAGGCCCAACGATCCGGTAAACTCCCACAATCCCAGCGAGTAAAGTGGAGAGGAGATTCTGGCCTCACAGATGGGAAGTTGCAAAAC GTTGATTTAGCTGGGGGTTACTACGATGCAGGCGATAACGTGAAATATGGGCTTCCCATGGCATTCACTATCACCACACTCGCTTGGGGCACACTGGATTATGGGAAAGAGTTGAAAGCTGCAGGAGAGATTCAGAATGCAAGGGACGCTATTAGATGGGGAACTGACTACTTTCTCAAGGCTAGTGCAACTCCAAATGAATTATGGGTTCAG GTGGGTGATCCCCAGGCAGACCATAATTGTTGGGAGCGTCCAGAAGATATGGACACTCCTCGATCTCTTTACAAGATTGATAAAGACACCCCTGGATCAGAAATTGCAGCAGAAACGGCCGCAGCCTTGGCTGCCTCCTCCATTGTTTTCAGATTCACAAACCCTCGTTACTCACACCTTCTCCTCCAACGTTCTCAATCG CTCTTCAGCTTTGCCGATCGATACAAGGGCACCTACGGAGGAGAGTGTCCATTTTATTGCTCTGTTTCAGGCTACAAT GACGAGCTTCTATGGGCTGCATCTTGGCTATACAGAGCTACCAAATCCTCATATTATTCCAACTATATTATCCAGCACGACGATGTAAAGGCATATGTTAATGAAttcaactgggacctcaaatatgCTGGAGTTCAAGTGCTTCTAACAGAC TTATATTTCCAAGGGGAAGCTCAATTCTCAGCCTATAGAAGTAATGCAGAACGCTTTGTTTGTTCACTTCTTCCAGGCAGTCCCATTCGTTCTGTTAAAACCACCCCAG GAGGTTTGTTGTATGTTAGAGATGGCGCCAACACTCAATATGTTACCAGTGCTGCTTTTTTGATGGCAAGATACAGTGATTTACTATCAGCTAAGAAGCGAACATTGTCATGCGGCAACACTCTCTTTAAACCCAACGACGTTATGGGCTTCGCAAAGCTACAA ATTGATTATTTATTAGGAAGGAATCCTCTGGGCATTTCATATATGGTAGGATACGGTTCCAAATATCCAAGGCAACCACATCACAGAGGAGCATCTGTAGTTTCCATTCATCAACAACCAaggaagatcaaatgcattgaaggtTTTATGAACTGGTTTCACAAAGATTCTTCCAATCCAAACACACTAATTGGGGCAATAGTGGGGGGCCCAGATAAATATGATCGTTTTGTAGACCTCAGGACCAAATCTAGCATGCTTGAACCTACAACATACATAAATTCTCCTCTTGTGGGTGTTCTTGCAAAATT TGAGATCACTCTTAGAAACAACAAACTAGTGCACGGTTCTCTTTCAATTAATCCCccatggtgtgttcaacaatttgtatcaaagcaaaaattggagagCGATGCGGGACCGGGAGAAGGGAGAGActttgaatttgaaattaggacTAGGCGGGAAACCCTGCAATGGACAAGCAAACCAAGGGGAGGGCGGAAAGGATGGATCTCAGGACTGCCTGATTCCTCTAAGCCAAATGGAAAGGACCTAGTGGATGGGAACCCAAAAGCTGGTGACAAGCCTCTCGATCCTGATGGGGGGGATGGAGCATCATGTGCTAGACACAGCCCAAGGAAGGGACCTATTTGTAGGGACAACGGTTGGTCGTAG
- the LOC131871927 gene encoding endoglucanase 16-like → MAKAMETLLAVVLLLFCGEWQVVRGEFDYRDALSKSILFLEAQRSGKLPQSQRVKWRGDSGLTDGKLQNVDLAGGYYDAGDNVKYGLPMAFTITTLAWGTLDYGKELKAAGEIQNARDAIRWGTDYFLKASATPNELWVQVGDPQADHNCWERPEDMDTPRSLYKIDKDTPGSEIAAETAAALAASSIVFRFTNPRYSHLLLQRSQSLFSFADRYKGTYGGECPFYCSVSGYNDELLWAASWLYRATKSSYYSNYIIQHDDVKAYVNEFNWDLKYAGVQVLLTDLYFQGEAQFSAYRSNAERFVCSLLPGSPIRSVKTTPGGLLYVRDGANTQYVTSAAFLMARYSDLLSAKKGTLSCGNTLFKPNDVMGFAKLQIDYLLGRNPLGISYMVGYGSKYPRQPHHRGASVVSIHQQPRKIKCIEGFMNWFHKDSSNPNTLIGAIVGGPDKYDRFVDLRTKSSMLEPTTYINSPLVGVLAKFEITLRNNKLVHGSLSINPPWCVQQFVSKQKLESDAGPGEGRDFEFEIRTRRETLQWTSKPGGGRKGWISGLPDSSKPNGKDLVDGNPKAGDKPLDPDGGDGASCARHSPRKGPICRDNVPDPVIEHNISLMAMTWVGKILCPTLNIDVVGTFVKHKWTHKGQVEITAISKVDVEPGDAVNKRVLKFVMPLKKKSA, encoded by the exons ATGGCCAAGGCAATGGAAACGCTTTTGGCAGTGGTGTTGTTGCTGTTTTGTGGTGAGTGGCAGGTGGTTCGTGGAGAATTCGATTACAGAGATGCTCTATCTAAGTCTATCCTCTTTCTAGAGGCCCAACGATCCGGTAAACTCCCACAATCCCAGCGAGTAAAGTGGAGAGGAGATTCTGGCCTCACAGATGGGAAGTTGCAAAAC GTTGATTTAGCTGGGGGTTACTACGATGCAGGCGATAACGTGAAATATGGGCTTCCCATGGCATTCACTATCACCACACTCGCTTGGGGCACACTGGATTATGGGAAAGAGTTGAAAGCTGCAGGAGAGATTCAGAATGCAAGGGACGCTATTAGATGGGGAACTGACTACTTTCTCAAGGCTAGTGCAACTCCAAATGAATTATGGGTTCAG GTGGGTGATCCCCAGGCAGACCATAATTGTTGGGAGCGTCCAGAAGATATGGACACTCCTCGATCTCTTTACAAGATTGATAAAGACACCCCTGGATCAGAAATTGCAGCAGAAACGGCCGCAGCCTTGGCTGCCTCCTCCATTGTTTTCAGATTCACAAACCCTCGTTACTCACACCTTCTCCTCCAACGTTCTCAATCG CTCTTCAGCTTTGCCGATCGATACAAGGGCACCTACGGAGGAGAGTGTCCATTTTATTGCTCTGTTTCAGGCTACAAT GACGAGCTTCTATGGGCTGCATCTTGGCTATACAGAGCTACCAAATCCTCATATTATTCCAACTATATTATCCAGCACGACGATGTAAAGGCATATGTTAATGAAttcaactgggacctcaaatatgCTGGAGTTCAAGTGCTTCTAACAGAC TTATATTTCCAAGGGGAAGCTCAATTCTCAGCCTATAGAAGTAATGCAGAACGCTTTGTTTGTTCACTTCTTCCAGGCAGTCCCATTCGTTCTGTTAAAACCACCCCAG GAGGTTTGTTGTATGTTAGAGATGGCGCCAACACTCAATATGTTACCAGTGCTGCTTTTTTGATGGCAAGATACAGTGATTTACTATCAGCTAAGAAGGGAACATTGTCATGCGGCAACACTCTCTTTAAACCCAACGACGTTATGGGCTTCGCAAAGCTACAA ATTGATTATTTATTAGGAAGGAATCCTCTGGGCATTTCATATATGGTAGGATACGGTTCCAAATATCCAAGGCAACCACATCACAGAGGAGCATCTGTAGTTTCCATTCATCAACAACCAaggaagatcaaatgcattgaaggtTTTATGAACTGGTTTCACAAAGATTCTTCCAATCCAAACACACTAATTGGGGCAATAGTGGGGGGCCCAGATAAATATGATCGTTTTGTAGACCTCAGGACCAAATCTAGCATGCTTGAACCTACAACATACATAAATTCTCCTCTTGTGGGTGTTCTTGCAAAATT TGAGATCACTCTTAGAAACAACAAACTAGTGCACGGTTCTCTTTCAATTAATCCCccatggtgtgttcaacaatttgtatcaaagcaaaaattggagagCGATGCGGGACCGGGAGAAGGGAGAGActttgaatttgaaattaggacTAGGCGGGAAACCCTGCAATGGACAAGCAAACCAGGGGGAGGGCGGAAAGGATGGATCTCAGGACTGCCTGATTCCTCTAAGCCAAATGGAAAGGACCTAGTGGATGGGAACCCAAAAGCTGGTGACAAGCCTCTCGATCCTGATGGGGGGGATGGAGCATCATGTGCTAGACACAGCCCAAGGAAGGGACCTATTTGTAGGGACAACG TTCCAGACCCAGTAATTGAGCATAACATTAGCCTTATGGCAATGACTTGGGTTGGAAAAATTTTGTGCCCGACGCTGAATATTGATGTTGTTGGGACATTTGTGAAACATAAATGGACGCATAAAGGTCAAGTGGAGATAACGGCTATATCCAAAG TTGATGTAGAACCAGGTGATGCAGTGAATAAAAGAGTTTTGAAATTTGTGATGCCTCTGAAAAAGAAATCTGCTTAA